One window of Acomys russatus chromosome 28, mAcoRus1.1, whole genome shotgun sequence genomic DNA carries:
- the Cxcl11 gene encoding C-X-C motif chemokine 11, which translates to MNTKGIAIALAVVICATTVQGFVMFKRGRCLCIGPGAKAVKRADMETAAILYPSNSCDRTEVIITLKANKGQRCLDPRSRQALLIRQTIEKKNLLRHRKI; encoded by the exons ATGAACACCAAGGGCATCGccatagccttggctgtggtCATCTGCGCTACGACTGTCCAAG GCTTTGTTATGTTCAAAAGGGGACGCTGCCTTTGCATAGGCCCCGGAGCCAAAGCAGTCAAGAGGGCAGATATGGAGACAGCGGCCATACTTTACCCCAGTAACAGCTGTGACAGAACTGAAGTGAT TATCACCCTGAAAGCAAATAAAGGACAAAGGTGCCTGGACCCCAGATCAAGGCAAGCGCTCCTTATACGGCAG acaatagaaaaaaagaatcttttaagGCACCGGAAAATATGA
- the Cxcl9 gene encoding C-X-C motif chemokine 9: MKLVVLFLLGVTFLDPCGVQGTLIIRNQRCSCISTSQGMIHYRSLKDLKQFAPSPNCNKTEIIATLKNGHQTCLDPHSGNVKKLMKEWEKQVSQKKKQKRGKKHQKNKKTRKAKPQRPRSKKTT, translated from the exons ATGAAGTTGGTGGTTCTTTTCCTCCTGGGGGTCACCTTCCTGGATCCGTGTGGAGTTCAAG GGACCCTAATAATAAGGAACCAGCGTTGTTCCTGCATCAGCACTAGCCAGGGCATGATCCACTACAGATCCCTAAAAGACCTCAAGCAATTTGCCCCAAGCCCTAACTGCAACAAAACTGAAATCAT TGCTACACTGAAGAATGGACATCAGACCTGTCTGGATCCACACTCAGGAAACGTGAAGAAGCTGATGAAAGAGTGGGAGAAGCAG GTcagccaaaagaaaaagcaaaagagggggaaaaaacaccaaaagaacaagaaaacccGAAAAGCTAAGCCCCAACGTCCCCGTTCAAAGAAGACGACATAA
- the Cxcl10 gene encoding C-X-C motif chemokine 10 gives MNPSAVLIFGLILLSLSGMQGVPLSRTVRCMCIKIDEQPVKPRALGKLEIIPASQSCPHVEIIATMKKTGEKKCLNPESEVIKSLLKKVSQGRLKRAS, from the exons ATGAACCCAAGTGCTGTCCTCATTTTCGGCCTTATCCTGCTGAGCCTGAGTGGAATGCAAG GGGTCCCTCTCTCGAGAACGGTTCGCTGCATGTGCATCAAAATTGATGAGCAACCAGTAAAACCAAGGGCCCTGGGAAAACTTGAAATTATTCCTGCAAGTCAATCCTGTCCACACGTTGAGATCAT CGCCACAATGAAAAAAACTGGAGAGAAGAAATGTCTGAATCCAGAATCAGAGGTCATCAAGAGTTTATTGAAAAAAGTCAGCCAAGGAAG GTTGAAAAGAGCTTCTTAA